AATTTATGTCGGAGATATGGCCATTGATGTCCAGACTGCCAATAGTGCAAAAATAAAATCAATTATTGTTACGACTGGTTCAAGCAGTTTGTACGAAATCAAGAGAGAAGCTCCATATCAAATAATATCAAATATAAAACAACTAGAGAAATTATTGATAACCTAGATTAAATTGTTCACTCACTAAAAGGAGGCCTAATATGGGTACAGGCAGACGTAAACGTAGGGGCAAGCTTTCCTGGCGTTCAAAAAGAGCCAACAAAGGCAGGAAACCTTGTCGGGGATAATGGTTTTTCGTTATGTGCTTTTAGGGGTAATTCAGGGCCTAACTGAATTTTTGCCTATTAGTAGCTCCGGGCACTTAGTTATATTACACAGATTACTAGACACGGCAGAAGGCGATATTGTCTTTTATATCATAGTACATCTTGGTAGCCTTTGCGCCATAGTGCTTTTCTGTTGGCCGGAATTAAAGAATATTCTTAGCGCCATACTGAGGCGTACTTATGTTAAGCCAGGGCCCTATCTAAAGGTAGCTAAATTCTTAATTATTGCCAGTATCTTTACAGCAGTAATTGCCATTAGTTTCGATAATTTTATTGAACGCATGTTTTCTTCGCTTTGGGTAGTCGGAGTGTCTTTAGTAATTACTGGAGGGGTACTTTTTTTAACAAAGTTTAAGCAGGCTAGCTGTATGCGCCAAAGAGAAGATTTAAAGCTTACTGATGGGGCCTTTATCGGTCTTGCCCAAGGCCTATCGCTTGTTCCGGGTCTTTCCCGCAGCGCTATGACGATTAGCTTTTGCATATTTAGAGGTATAGAACCTGTATTGGCAGTGCGTCTTTCTTTTTTGTTGGCGATTCCGGCAATAATCGGGGCTGGGCTCTATAAGATAAAAGAAATCACCTCTGTCAGTATTGACTTCGGATATTTGTTAATAGCCTTTATTAGTGCATTTGTTTTTTCTCTTTTGGCTTTAAGAATTTTGCTAGTTTTAGTTTCGAGATTTAAATTTTATCACTTTGCTTATTACTGCTGGGGGTTATCTGTTTTAATTTTCTTCTTTCTAATAAGGGGAGCTTAACTTATGAGTGATATAAAATCATTGACTCAACTTTGCAATAGAATCGCCAGAGAGAAAGGTTTCTGGGATGAGAAACGCAATGTGGGAGAGATGTTGATGCTTATTGTTACAGAGCTTGCCGAGGCCATGGAATCTTATCGTTTAAATGATAAGGAGAATTTTAAGGAAGAAATCGCTGATACATTTATTAGG
This window of the Candidatus Omnitrophota bacterium genome carries:
- a CDS encoding undecaprenyl-diphosphate phosphatase; this encodes MVFRYVLLGVIQGLTEFLPISSSGHLVILHRLLDTAEGDIVFYIIVHLGSLCAIVLFCWPELKNILSAILRRTYVKPGPYLKVAKFLIIASIFTAVIAISFDNFIERMFSSLWVVGVSLVITGGVLFLTKFKQASCMRQREDLKLTDGAFIGLAQGLSLVPGLSRSAMTISFCIFRGIEPVLAVRLSFLLAIPAIIGAGLYKIKEITSVSIDFGYLLIAFISAFVFSLLALRILLVLVSRFKFYHFAYYCWGLSVLIFFFLIRGA
- a CDS encoding nucleotide pyrophosphohydrolase, with product MSDIKSLTQLCNRIAREKGFWDEKRNVGEMLMLIVTELAEAMESYRLNDKENFKEEIADTFIRLFDLSGGLNIDVEKEIMKKMKKNKKRPYKHGKRC